A region of the Pseudomonas anguilliseptica genome:
CGCTCGTAACTCACGGCCATCGCTCAGGCTGAGCAGCCAGCCATCACCGGAGCGGCGCAGCTGCTCCAGGCGGGCGCCCGGTAGCAAACCAATCGAGCTGTCGTGCAAGCGTTCAAGCAGGGCGTCCTGCACCACGCGGTTCTCGACGATATGGCCGAGCGACTCGGCATGTACGCTGGCCGCGCTGAAATGAATCTGCCCGGTACCGGAACCATCCCAGACTTGCATCTCGCCATAGGGGCAGGCGCGCCGTGCGGCGATTCCGTCCCACACACCAAGTCGCTCGAGAATACGCTGACTAGCCGCCGACAACGCGCTAACCCGTGGCTCGAATGCGGCCTGCGGATCAAAGGGCTTGACGCTCAGCGGGCCGCCATCGACCAGCAAAATCTCCAACCCCTGATCCTGCAGGGCAAGTGCCAGGGCACTGCCCACCATGCCTGCGCCAACGATGATCAGATCCGCTTGCATCACATATTCCTTGTTCAGGCTGCCTGCCGAGCGCGCGGTTTAAGGCGCACGTAGAGGGTTTTATGCACCCGCGCTACCAAGGTGCCGCTGCCATCGCGCACTTCTACATGCAGCTCGAGCAGGTATTTATCACCATCTGCGGTGTGCTGGCGGATGTCGTTGAGCAACTGCTCATCGATGCTGAAGTCTGCGTACACCGGGCCTTTGCCAGGCGCGATAAAGTCGATGCGCGCGGCCTTGTCCCAGACAATGAAATCACGCCCGAGGTTTTCCATGATCATCAGCATGAAGAACGGGTCGGTCATCGAGTACAGACTGCCGCCGAACTGGGTACCGACATAGTTGCGGTTATACCAGCCGAGGCCCATCTTGACCTGCACCTGACGGAAGTCCGCGCTGATCTGCCGCACCCGCACGCCAGCGCCCAGATAGGGCGGATATAGATTCATCGCCCAGCGCAGCAGCCGCGCCTTGCGCGCCAGTTTGTTTGCCGGCATGGCTCAGGGCTCCGAACGAGTGCCGAGACCCATGGCCTGGCGGGCAAACCAGCGTTTCGCCGGAGGTAATAGATCAAGGCCGAGCAAACCGAGATTGCGCCCGG
Encoded here:
- a CDS encoding DUF4442 domain-containing protein, with product MPANKLARKARLLRWAMNLYPPYLGAGVRVRQISADFRQVQVKMGLGWYNRNYVGTQFGGSLYSMTDPFFMLMIMENLGRDFIVWDKAARIDFIAPGKGPVYADFSIDEQLLNDIRQHTADGDKYLLELHVEVRDGSGTLVARVHKTLYVRLKPRARQAA